The genomic interval GAAAACGGCAAGGATCCCGCCAAGGTCGCGGCTGCGAAGAAGTATCTTGAGACCTATAACGACGGCGAGGCCAACCAGACCGCCACGGCGGAGTTCCTCGCTGTGATGGAGGCCAAGCCCGCCTGTGACTGCGAGCGCTACCAGCGCATCATGACCAACAAGGACTTCCTCAACAAGAAGAGCTGCTGGATCTTCGGCGGCGACGGCTGGGCCTACGACATCGGCTTCGGCGGCCTGGACCATGTCCTGGCGCAGGACGAGGACGTGAACGTGTTCGTCTTCAACACTGAGGTCTATTCCAACACCGGCGGACAGGCGTCCAAGGCCTCCAACATCGGCCAGGTCGCGCAGTTCGCGGCTGCCGGCAAGGAGCTCAAGAGCAAGAGCCTTGCCGAGATCGCCATGAGCTATGGCTACATCTACGTGGCGCAGGTCGCCATGGGCGCAAACCCGGCGCAGACCATCAAGGCCATCAAGGAAGCGGAAGCTTACCCCGGCCCGTCCCTGATCATCGGCTACGCCCCCTGCGAGATGCACAGCATCAAGAAGGGCGGCATGACCAACTGCCAGGGCGAGATGAAGCGTGCGGTCGACTGCGGCTACTGGAATCTCTTCCGTTACGATCCGTCCGCTGAAAAGCCCTTCGCGCTCGACAGCAAGGAGCCGGCCGGCGGCTACCGCGACTTCCTCATGAACGAGGCGCGTTACGCCCGCCTGACCAACGAGTTCCCGGAGCGTGCCGAGGAGCTGTTCGCCAAGTCCGAGGTCAACGCCAAGGCCCGCTACGAGCACCTGCTCAAGCTCAAGCAGCTTTACGACGAGGCATAAGTTTTACCTACCACGCAGGCGGGGCTGATTTCAGCCCCGCCTTTTTGCGCTGAAAAGCGCAAAAAGGCACCACCGCAAGCCTTCTCCAACGCCCTGCCCGCCGGAACGTGTTGAAAACCGGCGGGGCATGGCGTATACTAGATAACAAATCCCGCACGAAAGGGGAGACCGCCATTTGAATACGGACACCTATCAGAACGCGCTCGAATCCACGAAAGACAGCATCGAGGACGTGAACAGCGCCATCGGCTTCAGCCTCGGCAATCTCACGCTCGAAAAGCTCATCACCTCCGCCATCACGCTCGTGATCTGCGTGCTCGTCATCTGGCTCGTCATGCGCGTCGCGCGGCGCATCTCGGCGCACTCGCGGCTGTCGGAGAGCCTGAGCAGGTTCATCCTCAAGGTGCTCAAGATCGCGCTGGAGTTCATGGCCATCCTCATCGTGGCCGACAGTCTTGGCTTTAACGTTACGGCGCTGCTGGCCGTGTTCAGCCTGCTCGGCCTGGCTTTGTCGCTCTCGGTGCAAAACTGTCTGTCAAACGCCATGAGCGGCATCACCATCCTGCTCACGCGGCCGTTCGAGGACGACGATTTCGTCGAGGCCGGCGACGTGAGCGGCACCGTCAAGGACATCGGTCTGATCTATACGCAGCTGTGCACGCTGGATAACAAGGACATTTACGTGCCGAACAGCGACCTCTCCGCGTCCAAGATCGTCAACTACAGCCGCGAGCCGCAGCGGCGCGTGGATCTGACCTTCGGCGCGGACTATACCTGCCGCCCGGAGCAGGTAAAGGCGGCGCTGCACAACGCCGTGTCGCTCGTGTCCGGCATCCTGCCGGAGCCGGCGCCGTTCGTGCGCGTGTCGGGCTACGGGGAGAGCAATATTGAGTATACGGTGCGCGTCTGGTGCAAAACGGCCGATTACTGGACCGTGTATTATGACCTCATGGAGGCCGTCGGAGCGGCATTTGACGCGCACGGCGTGTCCATGTCCTACCCGCAGATGAACGTGCACGTGCTCGATACGCCGGAAAGTACAAAAAGGGATTGACTTTCTCGCTTTTTCAGGTATAATAATATGGCCTGCGTGTTGACGTGGGTGATCCTTGCTCTCATTTGAGATGAGGGCCACTAGACCAGAAGGAGGTGCAACTGAAATGGCAAAAACCACCGAAAAGTACGAACTGATGTATATCATCAACCCCAATCTGTCGGAGGAAGAGACTGCAGCAGTCGTCGAGAAGTTCAAGGCGCTTGTCGAGCAGAACGGCACGCTGGAGGAAATGGAGGAGATGGGTAAGCGCAAGCTCGCTTACGAGATCAACTACATTTCTGAGGGCTACTACGTGCTCGTCAAGTTCACCAGCGGCCCGGATTTCCCGGCCGAGCTGGATCGTGTGCTGGGCATCACGGACGGTATTCTCCGCTCCCTGATCACCCGTCGCCCGGAATAAGGAGGCACGGCAATGCTGAACCACATTGTGCTCATGGGCCGTCTGACCCGTGACCCCGAGCTTCGTTATACCCAGTCCCAGATTCCCGTGGCGTCGTTCCGGCTGGCGGTCGACCGTGATTTCGGCGGCCGTGACGGCGGCGAGCGGCAGACGGACTTCATCGACATTGTCGCCTGGAGAAGCACGGCGGAGTTTGTCTCCAAGTACTTCACCAAGGGCAGCATGGCCGCCGTGAGCGGCCGTCTGCAGATCCGCGAATGGACTGACCGCGAAGGCGGAAAGCGCACGACCGCGGAGGTCGTGGCGGACAATGTCTACTTCGGCGAGAGCAAGCGCCGCGACGGCGGCGATACGTCTCGCCCGGCAGCGCCGAGCGCATCGGCCCCGGCTCATCGCGGCAGCTATGGCGGATATGACAATGTCCCCCAGGGCGGCAGCGCATTTTCCGAGCTGGACGACGATGACGGCGATCTGCCGTTCTGATTTTGATAAAGGAGGATTACAGTCTTGGCTTTTGACAGAGATAAGAGCAAGAACCGCAAACGCAGAAAAGTTTGCCAGTTCTGTGTGGACAAGTGCACTTATATCGACTACAAAGACACCGCGAAGCTTCGCCGCTTCCTGTCCGAGCGCAGCAAGATCCTGCCGCGCCGCACGACCGGTACCTGCGCGATGCATCAGCGCGAGCTCACCGAGGCCATCAAGAGAGCGCGTCAGATCGCCCTCCTGCCGTACGTGACCGACTGAGTTTCTGTTCACAGACAGCAAATCGCCCCCATCGAACGATGGGGGCGATTTTTCTTTTTCTTTTGCGCCGTGTCAGTCCCCGAGGTGCAGCGGGATGTTCTCGACCTGCGCGATAACGGAGACCATGGCGCGGATCTGCGGCGTGAGCACCTTGTCGCGGTGGTGCACCAGCTGGCTCCACTGCTCCATGTGGCAGTCCGTGACCGGCAGAATGGCAAGCCGGCCCTCTTCCGCGCGGCGGCGCGCCGTGTAGCGCGGCAGCACGGACAGATAGGGGTTGTGCTCGAGCAGCTGCATGACCATGCTTGTGCTCTCCAGCTCCAGAAACGGCCGGATCGACAGCTTCTGGTGCGCCAGCTCCATGTCGAACTGGTGGCGATAGCTGTTGAACTGCGGCATGAGCACGAACGGCTCATTGACGAGGTCGGCCAGCTTGAGCTGCTTGGCGGCGGCGAACGGGTGCTTGGGACTGGCGACGATGACGATCTCCTGCGGACACTCGAACAGCTTGATCCGCTGCGCGTCGTAACCCATGTCGTCGAGCGTGTAGATCAGATCGACTTCATTGTGCATGAGCATATCCGAGAGCGTTTTCGTGTCGCCCTCGATCAGCTGCGTGTTCACATGCGGACAGTGCTCATGATACAGCGGCAGGATCTCTCCGAAGCTGGCCGTCATGATGGATTCGATCGTGCCGATGCGCAGCGTGCCGGTCAGATCGCGCTCCTGCACCGTGAACGACACGGCGCGCGCCGCGGCCGACACGACATCGCGCGCGTAGGGGATGAACTCCTGCCCGTAGTGAGTGATGGATACGGTTTTTCCGATGCGGTCAAACAGGCGCACGCCCAGCTCGTTTTCGAGCTGCTGGACCTGCACCGTAACGGCAGACTGGGAATACCCCAGAGATTCTGCGGCCTTGGAGAAGCTCTGTAGCTGCGCGACCTTTAAAAACGTGGTCAGCAAACGAAGTTCCATAAGGCGATGCCTCCTTATCCCGATTTGGTTCCGTTTTTTTCTCGAGCTTATAATACGTCGCAAATCCGGCCTGCGTCAAGCATTTTTTCGCCTATCCAACAGGTGGCAGGGAAGGATTGACAGGAAAATATCATTTTTGTGAAAGAATATCATCAAAATTTTGAATTGAATCGAAAACGCAAAACGTACCTTTCGGAATTGTGAATTTTACAACAGGCGCGCGATATGCTATCATGCAACTGTAAGCGAGGGGATTGGCTGACGGCCTCCCCAGAACCGAAAAAATTTCAGGAGGTAGCTGCTATGAAAAACATTTGGCTGAACATTCTTGCGTTCGTTGCGTTTCTCGCGATCGAGATCGTCGCTGTCTCCTTTATGAGCACGTACTCCGCGGGCTCTGCTGCGATGGCGCTGCTGGGTGTGCTTGCGCTCGTGATCGGCGGCATTTACACGGTCCTGCTTGGCAGAGACATCGTGAGCATCCGCCGTTGATCTCATTTTCCTTTGCTATTTTTCATCCATTTCTGTTTTTTTCTCCAAGGTTTCCGGGAGTAACCGCCTCCCGGTGACCACCCCCCAATGTGCGGTTTTCCGCACAAAAAATCTCCTCCCGTAACCGCCGGGAGGAGATTTTTTTATCCGTGCCGACGCTCGGAAAAAGATTTACAACCGTTCCGGCCTGTGATACACTACGCTCAGAACTGTATATTGCGCAGTCTTCGCCGCTTCGGGCGGCAGGGGAAATGTGGGTGCAAAGCCCCGCGAGTCGGTCACTGTGAAGCCGCCGGAAAGCGGATCAGTCAGAATACCCGAAGGCTGCAGGCATTTCTGCCGGAACCGGAAGTTGCATGGCTGAACGAAGGAATTTCGTTCGGCCGGTTTTGCTGCACCTGTCCGCCGGTTTCGGCGGGCAGAATTTTTTCTTTCAGGAGGGAAACACATGAAAAAACGGTTACTGTCCCTGCTGCTGGTGCTGGCAATGGTGTTCAGCCTCATGCCGGCGGCACTGGCGGCGGACAAGCCGAGCTTCCAGAGCTTCTTTGAAAGCGTCCCGGCCAACGCCGAGACGGAGCCCGGCTCCCCGAACAGCACGAACAAATGGAAAGTGGCCTCGTTGGGCGGGGACTATGTGCTCAAGTCCGGCGGAGCCGGAAAAAGCAGAGCCAGAAGCACCCTGCAGTTGACCTTTACCGCAGACGCAGAGCTCACATTTGAGTACAAGGTCTCGTCCGAGCCCAATTACGACTACTTCACCATCACCTATGACGGGGCGGAAAAGGTCAAAGAGAGCGGCGACCTCGGCTGGAAGACCTACACGCTCTCGGCCGAGTCCGGCAAGGTGCTGACGCTGACCTATGCAAAGGACGGCAGCGGCGACAAATTCGACGACTGCGTCTATGTCCGCAACTTCACGGCGGGCAAGGCCACGGTCGTCACCTTCCACGCCAACGGCGGCGTGGGCGCCGACTACACGCAGAATTTCTACGGTCAGGCCGCGCTCAAGCTCAACGCCTTCACGAAGGCGGACGGCGTGTTCGCCGGCTGGGCGACAACACCGGACGGGGAAGTTGCTTACACCGACGGCGCGAAGCTCAACCCCACGGAGGCGATGGATCTCTACGCCGTCTGGACGCCGGCGTACACCGTCACCTTTGCCTATAACGACGGCACAACAGCCGACACCACGGTCGCCATCGCGTGCGACACGGCCATCGGCGCCGGCGCCATCCCGCAGCCGACGCGCACCGGCTATACGTTCGGCGGCTGGTTCGCCGGCGACACCGCGCTGACGGCGGACACGGTCATTGCGGACGACACGACCTATACGGCCGCGTGGACGGCCAACACCTACACCGTGCAGTACCTGCCCAACGGCGGCACGGGCGAGATGGCCGCGCAGACCTTCACCTATGACGCCGAGCAGGCGCTGACGGCTAACGCCTTCACCCGCGCGGGCTACGACTTCCGCGGCTGGAACACCTCTGCTTCCGGCAGCAGCGTGCAGTATACCGACGGCGCGGCCGTCAAGAACCTGAGCGCGGAGAACAACGCTGTCGTGAAGCTCTACGCCGTCTGGGCCGGTCAGCCGGTGCAGGTGACGGTGGATCGCAACGACGGCTCCGAGCCGACCGTGCGCACCGGCGTTGTGGGCTATAACTATAACTACATCTACGAAAAGGGCAGCGCCCGCTACAACCAGATCCCCGATCCCACCCGCACGGGCTACATCTTCCTCGGCTGGTTCGACGCGCCGGAGGGCGGCACGGAGATTACCAACCAGACCAAGTTCGCCGACGCCACGCCCGTGACGCTCTATGCGCACTGGCAGGAGGGCATCACCGTCCATTTTGACGGCAACGGCTACAAGGGCAAGATCTCGGACAAGACCGTGCGCAAGGATGCCGTCGGCAAGAATCTGCCCTACCTGTCGGAGTACAGCTACCCGGCCAACAAGGCGCTCGACGGCTGGTATACCGCCAAAGAGGGCGGCGAGCGCGTGACGCAGGACACGGTCTTCACCGAACCCGAGATCACGCTCTATGCCCACTGGAGAGACTATCAGTATCAGGTCGAATTTAACGTTCGATACAGCGACAAGAGCAGCGTGACCGGCGAGATGGCCACCGTGGCCGTCCCGTTCGGCGTGGACTACAAACTGCCTGCCTGCACGTTCCAGCGCGAGGGCTACAAGTTTGCCGGCTGGAGCGAGTCGTCTTATGACACGACGGTCAAGTATGCCGATCAGGCGACCATCCACCGTGATTTTGAAGACGGCGACTGGGACGACGGCAGCGAAGACAACGAGATCTACAAGCTCTATGCCGTCTGGACGAAGGATGTTTTCGGCATCGCGTTTGACGCGGTAGCAGCCGCGCTGCCGGCCGACGGTACCATCCGCACCGCGGATGCGCTCACGCTGCCCACGAGCGGTGACGGCTATACGATCACCTATACCAGCAGCGCCCCGGCGGTGCTGGCTGCCGACGGCACGGTCACGCTGCCGGCCTCCGGCGTGCAGACCGTGACGCTCACCGCCACGGTTACGGACACTGACGGCACGGTAAAGACGCGCGACTATACGCTCACGGTCTATTCGGCTGCGGCCGCCGCGGCCGAGGCGCGCCTTGCGCAGGCGGCGCAGACGCTGGGCGAAACGTTTGAGCCGGCCTACGGCAAGGATACGAACGCGGCCGACGCCCTTGCCGCGCTGCTGGCGTCCAAGGGCTACGACGATGTGACCGTCACGGTCAAGGCCGCCGCGGGCGACGCGAAGGCCTCCATTGACGCCGACGGCACGATCCATTATTACTTCGATGCCGGCATGAGCAGCCGCAGCAGCTATTTCTACGCGACGTTTGTCCTCAGTCTGGACGGCGCCAGCGTGGAAAAAGAAGTCTATGTGCACATCACCTGGGATCTGGCGCGCGCGCAGGCCGTGCTGCAGGCGGAGCTGGATCGCATCACGCTCCCGACCGAGCCGGTCACGTCTCTGACGCTGCCGCGCTACCCGGTCAAGGAAGGCATCGACCCGTCGCAGGTCGATTACAGCAAGTACGACAACTTCAACACCTGGGCGACCGTCACCTGGACGAGCGCCAACGACCAGATCGTCAAGGTCGGCTCGGCACCCTACACGCCGTACTACGCGCCCTACGCCACGACGCTCACCCGCACCGCGGCAGACCAGCAGGTGACGCTCACGGCGTCCATCGTCTGCAACAGCATTGAGGGACTGACGCTGACGAAGGCCTTTACCGTGACGGTGGCCGCCTCGCAGGAATCGCAGGCGACGCTGCGCGAGCAGCTTCAGGCCAAGCTCGACGCGGGCTTTGCCGCCTATGGCGGTCTGCGCGATGCCGTGACCGGCGAGGTCCTGGAGGAGCGCGACGGCAAGTACATCGCCGCCAACGACATCCACTTCCCGACAACGGGTGATTTCGGCGTGGACGGCAAGTATACCCCGGTCATCATCACGAGCAGCGATGCGGACACCATCGTGCCCCCCGGCGTGAACAACGCCGCGCGCGTGGAGGTCTACCGTCCGCTGCCCGGCGAGGATGCCAAGGACGTCACCGTCACCGTGACGATCAAGGATAAGGAGACCGGCATCGCCGTCTCGCGCGATTTTGTCATCGCCGTCCAGCCGCTCACGCAGCAGGAGATCGACGACGAGCTCGCGCTTATGGCCGAGGTCAAGGCGCATTACTTTGACGGTATCCGCAATGGCAATCCCGATCCCGAGCACATTACCGGCAACCTGCACGCCTTCCGCGAGGCGTATCTGGACGCCGACGGCCAGCTCGTCTGGGTGTACGACGTTGACGATCAGGCCAACCACGGCATTGTCCCCTCGGAGCTGCCGGGCTGGCAGGCCAGCGAGCGGTGGCGCCTGTTCCGCTCGACGAATCCGGCCGTCATCAGCCACGAAAACCTGCTCGTAACGCGCGCGACGGAGCATAAGGCCGTCACGATTGTCAGCGAGCTCTCGAGTGAGACGCTCGGCAAGTATGCCGCGCGCTACCCGGACAATGCCGACTTCCAGGCGCTGAGCCATCAGGCCGTTTCCGCGCGCCTGATCGTCCGCGGCACCGCACCCACGAGCGACGAGCCGCAGGTCACGACCAGCACCGTCACCTTCCAGCTGCACACAGACACCGACATGTGGATCCAGCCGACCGTCGTCTACGACCAGCCCGAGGGCACGACGGCGATGGATGTGTTCCGGCAGGTGCTCACGGCCAACGGCTACACCTATGAGGCGAAGGGAAGCTATGTGCAGGCCGTCATCAAGCCGGACGGCACGAAAGTGGCCGAGTTCAGCAAGGGACCCAATTCCGGCTGGGTCTTTCGCGTCAACGGGGAGTTCCCGGACGTTGCCATGCAAGACTACCAGCTCTCGGACGGCGACGTGATCGAGGTGCTCTTCATTGCCAACTATATGGACGAGCCGGGGCTGTTCCTGCCGTTTACCGATGTAAACAACCACTGGGCGTACAGCGCGATCAAGCGCGTGTATAACCGCGGCCTCATGCTCGGCGTGAGCGACACGCGCTTTGCGCCGAACCAGGCGCTCAGCCGCGCCATGCTCGTGACCGTCCTCTACCGCTTGGCGGACGAACCGGATGTGACGGCGGATAACCCGTTCACGGACGTTCCGGCCGGTCAGTGGTACACGAACGCCGTGATCTGGGCGGCGGCCAACGGCATCGTCAGCGGCTTCGGCGACGGTACGTTCCGGCCGAACGAGCCGGCCACGCGCGCACAGGCAGCGGTCATGCTGTGCGGGTACGCGAAGCTTGCCGGACGCGACACGACGCAGCGCGCGGATCTGTCCGCGTATGCGGACGCGGCGGAGATCCCGTCCTGGGCGCTGGCGGAGATGCAGTGGGCGAACGCCGCACAGCTCATCCGCGGCCGCAGCGACACGATCCTTGCCCCGAACGCCGGGACGACCCGTGCCGAGATGGCCAAGATTCTCAGCACATTCATCGGCAAATAACACACAAAACAGCAGCACCCCCGAACTTCGGTTCGGGGGTGTTTCGACTGCCGGAAAACCGCAGGGGTTTTCCGACAAAAGGCTTGCAGTCTGCTGCGCGCAGAATTTGTGCGCCGCCGGCGGGCGGTAAACTCTGCGAGGGTTTTTGATACGCACAACGCCCCCGAACTTTGGTTCGGGGGCGTTTGCGCTTTGGGGAAAGAAGAGGGAAGGGATTCTTTTATTTTTTCGTGCCGCAGACCTGATACATCCGGTCGTCCGAGATGACGACGTCCACGTCAAAATACGGGGCCATGAGCGCGGCGAGCTCCGTCTCGCTGATGAGGGAGACAGAGACCGTGCTGGCCGCGCCCGCGTGATGCCGGTCGAGCATGGCGCGGCTCATACCGTGCGCGACGGACAGGCGGCCGCCTGGCTTGAGCAGCGTCGCCAGATGCGCGATCAGGCGCGCCGGATTGGGAAAGTGCGGGAAAGCATTGTAGACCATGCAGCGGTCAAACTGCTGCGGGAGCGGCACGGTCTCAATGTCGCCGCAGAGCACGGTCACGCGCGCATCCGGGAACTTTTCGGCGGCGCGCCGGGCCATTTCCGGGGCAATGTCCACACCGGTGACGCTGTGCACGTCCCGCGCCAGATAGTCCGGGAAGAGCACGCCCGTTCCGCAGGCCACGTCGAGCACGTCCACGCCCGCGCGGATGTCCGCATTGTCGAGAATGGTGCGGATGACCGGCTCGTTGCGGATCATTTCCGCGTCCCAGTCCGGGGCGCAGCGGTCGAAAAACGAAATGACGTCACTGCGTTCAATCATCGGCAGGTACCTCCTTTGGGTAGCGCTCGGGGATGAGGCGTGCCTTCATGAGCGCGAACACGATGCTCGGAATGAACACGAGCTGGATGACGGTGCCGGGCCAGCTCTTGACGACGGAGCCCGCGACCCACGTGGCCATGGAGTAGCTGCCGCGCGCGAAGATGAGCGCATTGACCAGACCGTTGACAACGCGGCCGGCGACGATGGCGACGATGAGGCTGATATAGAGGTCGGCGTACACGTGGCGCGTGCGCACGCAGCGCATCATGATGCCGGCGATCAGGCCGTAGACGGCCAGCTCGATCATCATCGACGGCAGGATGCTCACCGGGGGCATGCCGCACAGTGCGCTCGAGAGCGCGGGGCCGGCCAGACCGCACAGCAGGCCGAACTGCCAGCCGCACACGAGGCCGCACAGAAAGACGGGGATGTGCATCGGGCAGAAGACCTGGCCAGCGCCCTGAATGCCGTGAAACAGCAGCGGCAGCACATAGCACAGGGCGATGCACACGGCGGTGATGATGGATTTTTTGACGGTAGACATGGTTTGCATCGGACTTCGGTTCCTTTCTGATTTTGGATTTACAGGAGTATTTCCGCTGCGCACACAAGGGCGCACAGCGCAAGCGCGCCCCAGCCGCTCAGGGGCAGGGGAACGGACTTTTTTCGGGTGCGGCCGCGCGCGCCGCGGTAGCCGCGGGCCTCCATGGCCATGGCGAGCTCGTCGGCACGCTTGAAGGCGCTGAGGAAGATCGGCACGATCAGCGGCAGCATGGCCTGTGCGCGCTCGTGCAGGCGGCGGCTTTCAAAGCGCGCGCCGCGCGCGATCTGCGCCTTGCGGATGGTGTCGGTCTCCTCGAGCAGCGTCGGGATGAACTGCACGGCGACGGACAGGATCATCGCAATGTCCTCGACCGGCAGCCGCACGAGCTGCAGCGGGCTGAGCAGCGTCTGGATCGCGCCGGTGATCTCGAGCGGCGGCGTCGTGCACGTGAGCACGTTGCTCATCACGAGGATGAGCGCGAGCCGCACCGTCACCTGCGCGCCCTGCACGATGCCGGGCACGGACAGCGTGAGGATCCACCAGTGCCAGATGGCGTCGTCGGTGGCGAAAAACAGGGCGTTCATCACAAAGATGAGCAGGAAAAACCAGCCCATGCGCGCCACGGACGCGAGCGCGGTGCGCAGCGGCAGGCCGCAAATGGCCACGATGGCGGCCGTGACGGCGAGCAGCAGCGCATAGCCGAGCCAGGCGTCCGTGCACACGGTGGCGACGATAAGGATGAGAAAGCCGAAAAACTTCGCCCGCGCGTCCAGCCGGTGCAGGATCGAGGTGCCAGGAGTGAACTGCCCGGTCAGGTGTTCCCTCATGGGTGGCCACCGCCCTTCGCGCGCAGCACGGCCGCGAGCAGCGCGTCATAGCTTGCGATGTCCTGCGGAATGTCCAGCCCGCCCTGCTTCAGCAGGGCGGCGGCGGTGCGGCTCTGCGGCACGCCCAGCCGGTGCGCGCGCATCCAGTCGAGGTCGGCGTAGATCTCCTCCGGCGTGCCGTCGCGCACGAGCTGCCCATCCTCCAGCACGAGCAGCCGCCGGGCATACGCGCCCAGACAGTCGGCGTTGTGCGAGACCATGAGGATGGTCATGCCGCCGCGGTTGAGCTCGGTGATGAGCTGCAAAAACGCCTCGCGGCCGAGCGGATCGAGCCCCGCGATCGGCTCGTCAAGAATCAGATACTCCGGCTTCGTCGCCAGCACGCCCGCGATGGCCACGCGCCGCTTCTCCCCGCCGGAGAGGCCCATCGGCGGCTGGTCGTGGACTTTCTCGAACGAGAAGCCCACGGTCTCGAGCGCCCAGCGCACGCGCGCCTGCTTTTCGGCGGCGCTCAGGCCGCTGTGCTTCAGGCCGAAGGCCACGTCCTTTTCCACGGTCGTCTCAAAGAGCTGGCACTCCGGGTACTGGAACACGATGCCGACCTTGCGCCGCAGGATGCTGCGGTCATAGCGGCGGGCGTGGATGTCCTGCCCGTCGAGCATGACGGTGCCGGCCGTCGGCGTGAGCAGGCCGGCCATGATCTGGATGAGCGTGGACTTGCCGCAGCCGGTGCGGCCGAGGATGCCGACGAAGCTGCCGTTTTCGACCGTGACGGACACATCGCGCAGCGCAGTGGTCTCAAAGGGTGTCCCCGCGCCGTAGACACACGTCAGATTCGTTACTGTGATCGGCATAGTTCCTCCGCAAGCTCCTCGAGCGTCAGCGGGCAGCGGGCGAGCACGATCCCGGCCTGCTTCAGGTCGTAGTACATCTGCACCGGCATCGGCGGCGTGAGCCCTGCCGCGGCCAGCAGCTCCGGCTGCGTGAGCATCTCGCGCGCCGTGCCGTCGGCGATCATTTTGCCGTTGTGGATGAGATAGACGCGGTCGGCGCCGATGGCTTCTTCAATATAATGTGTAATCATGACGACGGTCTTGCGCTGCTGCGTGTGCAGGCGGCGGATCGTGCGCAGCACCTCCTGCCGGCCGTCGGGGTCGAGCATGGCGGTGGCCTCGTCGAACACCAGAATGTCCGGCGACAGGGCCAGCACGCCGGCCAGCGCCACACGCTGCTTCTGCCCGCCGGAGAGCGTGTGCGTCGCGCGGTTTTCGTAGCCTGCCATGTCCACGGCGGCGAGCGCCGCGGCCACGCGCGCGGGGATCTCGTTTTCCGGCACGCCGTAGTTTTCCAGCCCGAAGGCCACGTCCTCGCCCACGATCGTGGACACGAACT from Clostridiales bacterium carries:
- the ssb gene encoding single-stranded DNA-binding protein, with amino-acid sequence MLNHIVLMGRLTRDPELRYTQSQIPVASFRLAVDRDFGGRDGGERQTDFIDIVAWRSTAEFVSKYFTKGSMAAVSGRLQIREWTDREGGKRTTAEVVADNVYFGESKRRDGGDTSRPAAPSASAPAHRGSYGGYDNVPQGGSAFSELDDDDGDLPF
- a CDS encoding LysR family transcriptional regulator, which translates into the protein MELRLLTTFLKVAQLQSFSKAAESLGYSQSAVTVQVQQLENELGVRLFDRIGKTVSITHYGQEFIPYARDVVSAAARAVSFTVQERDLTGTLRIGTIESIMTASFGEILPLYHEHCPHVNTQLIEGDTKTLSDMLMHNEVDLIYTLDDMGYDAQRIKLFECPQEIVIVASPKHPFAAAKQLKLADLVNEPFVLMPQFNSYRHQFDMELAHQKLSIRPFLELESTSMVMQLLEHNPYLSVLPRYTARRRAEEGRLAILPVTDCHMEQWSQLVHHRDKVLTPQIRAMVSVIAQVENIPLHLGD
- a CDS encoding InlB B-repeat-containing protein, which encodes MKKRLLSLLLVLAMVFSLMPAALAADKPSFQSFFESVPANAETEPGSPNSTNKWKVASLGGDYVLKSGGAGKSRARSTLQLTFTADAELTFEYKVSSEPNYDYFTITYDGAEKVKESGDLGWKTYTLSAESGKVLTLTYAKDGSGDKFDDCVYVRNFTAGKATVVTFHANGGVGADYTQNFYGQAALKLNAFTKADGVFAGWATTPDGEVAYTDGAKLNPTEAMDLYAVWTPAYTVTFAYNDGTTADTTVAIACDTAIGAGAIPQPTRTGYTFGGWFAGDTALTADTVIADDTTYTAAWTANTYTVQYLPNGGTGEMAAQTFTYDAEQALTANAFTRAGYDFRGWNTSASGSSVQYTDGAAVKNLSAENNAVVKLYAVWAGQPVQVTVDRNDGSEPTVRTGVVGYNYNYIYEKGSARYNQIPDPTRTGYIFLGWFDAPEGGTEITNQTKFADATPVTLYAHWQEGITVHFDGNGYKGKISDKTVRKDAVGKNLPYLSEYSYPANKALDGWYTAKEGGERVTQDTVFTEPEITLYAHWRDYQYQVEFNVRYSDKSSVTGEMATVAVPFGVDYKLPACTFQREGYKFAGWSESSYDTTVKYADQATIHRDFEDGDWDDGSEDNEIYKLYAVWTKDVFGIAFDAVAAALPADGTIRTADALTLPTSGDGYTITYTSSAPAVLAADGTVTLPASGVQTVTLTATVTDTDGTVKTRDYTLTVYSAAAAAAEARLAQAAQTLGETFEPAYGKDTNAADALAALLASKGYDDVTVTVKAAAGDAKASIDADGTIHYYFDAGMSSRSSYFYATFVLSLDGASVEKEVYVHITWDLARAQAVLQAELDRITLPTEPVTSLTLPRYPVKEGIDPSQVDYSKYDNFNTWATVTWTSANDQIVKVGSAPYTPYYAPYATTLTRTAADQQVTLTASIVCNSIEGLTLTKAFTVTVAASQESQATLREQLQAKLDAGFAAYGGLRDAVTGEVLEERDGKYIAANDIHFPTTGDFGVDGKYTPVIITSSDADTIVPPGVNNAARVEVYRPLPGEDAKDVTVTVTIKDKETGIAVSRDFVIAVQPLTQQEIDDELALMAEVKAHYFDGIRNGNPDPEHITGNLHAFREAYLDADGQLVWVYDVDDQANHGIVPSELPGWQASERWRLFRSTNPAVISHENLLVTRATEHKAVTIVSELSSETLGKYAARYPDNADFQALSHQAVSARLIVRGTAPTSDEPQVTTSTVTFQLHTDTDMWIQPTVVYDQPEGTTAMDVFRQVLTANGYTYEAKGSYVQAVIKPDGTKVAEFSKGPNSGWVFRVNGEFPDVAMQDYQLSDGDVIEVLFIANYMDEPGLFLPFTDVNNHWAYSAIKRVYNRGLMLGVSDTRFAPNQALSRAMLVTVLYRLADEPDVTADNPFTDVPAGQWYTNAVIWAAANGIVSGFGDGTFRPNEPATRAQAAVMLCGYAKLAGRDTTQRADLSAYADAAEIPSWALAEMQWANAAQLIRGRSDTILAPNAGTTRAEMAKILSTFIGK
- the rpsR gene encoding 30S ribosomal protein S18, which gives rise to MAFDRDKSKNRKRRKVCQFCVDKCTYIDYKDTAKLRRFLSERSKILPRRTTGTCAMHQRELTEAIKRARQIALLPYVTD
- the rpsF gene encoding 30S ribosomal protein S6 — encoded protein: MAKTTEKYELMYIINPNLSEEETAAVVEKFKALVEQNGTLEEMEEMGKRKLAYEINYISEGYYVLVKFTSGPDFPAELDRVLGITDGILRSLITRRPE
- a CDS encoding mechanosensitive ion channel family protein; the protein is MNTDTYQNALESTKDSIEDVNSAIGFSLGNLTLEKLITSAITLVICVLVIWLVMRVARRISAHSRLSESLSRFILKVLKIALEFMAILIVADSLGFNVTALLAVFSLLGLALSLSVQNCLSNAMSGITILLTRPFEDDDFVEAGDVSGTVKDIGLIYTQLCTLDNKDIYVPNSDLSASKIVNYSREPQRRVDLTFGADYTCRPEQVKAALHNAVSLVSGILPEPAPFVRVSGYGESNIEYTVRVWCKTADYWTVYYDLMEAVGAAFDAHGVSMSYPQMNVHVLDTPESTKRD